One window of Leifsonia sp. AK011 genomic DNA carries:
- a CDS encoding PHP domain-containing protein — MTDLRGTLLLGDHHVHSTFSDDAHSTLAENIAAATTQGLSVVRLTEHVRADTAWVPEFVAAVAAEPVPSSLTVLTGVEAKLLSVAGDIDAPTELDGIDALVLADHQFPGTDGPWSPTATRERIAAGLSPADALEQFVVASIAAMTTFDHTARTLQLAHWFSILPKVGLSEDDLTDEQLDRWSTAASATGTLVEINEKWGCPGARAVRAALANGVTLVASTDSHVAGDVGRYERVGRILDGALALR; from the coding sequence GACGCGCACAGCACGCTCGCGGAGAACATCGCCGCCGCCACGACCCAGGGGCTCTCGGTTGTGCGCCTGACCGAGCACGTGCGCGCCGATACGGCGTGGGTGCCCGAGTTCGTCGCGGCGGTCGCCGCCGAACCGGTGCCCTCCTCACTCACCGTCCTCACTGGCGTCGAGGCCAAGCTGCTCTCGGTGGCCGGCGATATCGACGCGCCGACGGAGCTCGATGGCATCGATGCACTCGTGCTCGCCGACCACCAGTTCCCCGGCACGGACGGCCCGTGGAGCCCGACCGCGACGCGAGAGCGGATCGCGGCCGGACTCTCCCCCGCCGACGCTCTCGAGCAGTTCGTCGTGGCATCCATCGCGGCCATGACAACCTTCGACCACACCGCGCGCACGCTGCAGCTCGCACACTGGTTCTCGATCCTGCCCAAGGTCGGGCTCAGCGAGGACGACCTCACCGACGAGCAGCTCGACCGCTGGTCCACCGCCGCGAGCGCGACGGGCACCCTTGTCGAGATCAACGAGAAATGGGGATGCCCGGGCGCGCGAGCCGTGCGGGCAGCACTCGCGAACGGCGTCACACTCGTGGCATCCACCGACTCCCACGTCGCGGGCGATGTCGGGCGGTACGAGCGCGTCGGCCGGATCCTCGACGGGGCGTTGGCACTGCGATGA
- a CDS encoding glycosyltransferase family 2 protein — protein sequence MTIDWAVLGHDVLEWFLVILVGTGVIPILTTLLQFITIPFHAFRNHYREAAPYMPRVAVVIPAWNEGVVIGATIDRLIAMDYPDWALRVYVVDDASTDQTPDVIRERAERYPGRVFHLRREQGGQGKAHTINHGLRLILEDDWMQALLITDADVIFLPDSLRKMTRHLADPKIGAVSAYIREGSPKKNYLMRFIGIEYVLAQAASRRAQNVLGAQACLAGGAQLHSRDNLVDLGGRIDTSSLAEDTVMTFETQLSGREVVFDPYAIVLAEEPGTISALWKQRLRWARGNVQVTSRYKRVWFRPRRAHDLGGFIFGLSWFSIMLLPAVMVASSIGLLGLFFLGSNLAVIAFQGLWGLATVTYFYSIILALQLDGMIARQAWLEALLFPGILSILVMITAFFPGLFEDVLPAALGVQATQAFVTGWTIFAYAWIAVSMLFAWIAKLIDGTRAGRILSPLLTYIVGYGPILCAVTIDSYIKQARHAEARWDKTEKVGRVTA from the coding sequence ATGACGATCGACTGGGCCGTGCTGGGTCACGACGTGCTCGAGTGGTTCCTCGTGATCCTCGTCGGCACCGGCGTGATCCCGATCCTCACCACCCTGCTGCAGTTCATCACCATCCCCTTCCACGCGTTCCGCAACCACTACCGCGAGGCGGCGCCGTACATGCCCCGCGTCGCAGTCGTGATCCCCGCCTGGAACGAGGGTGTGGTGATCGGCGCCACCATCGATCGCCTCATCGCGATGGACTACCCGGACTGGGCACTCCGCGTCTACGTGGTGGATGACGCGAGCACCGACCAGACGCCCGACGTGATCCGCGAACGCGCCGAGCGGTACCCGGGCAGGGTGTTCCACCTGCGTCGCGAGCAGGGCGGCCAGGGCAAGGCGCACACCATCAACCACGGCCTCCGGCTCATCCTCGAGGACGACTGGATGCAGGCACTCCTCATCACGGATGCCGATGTGATCTTCCTGCCGGACTCGCTCCGCAAGATGACCCGGCACCTCGCCGACCCCAAGATCGGTGCGGTGAGTGCGTACATCCGCGAGGGCAGTCCGAAGAAGAACTACCTCATGCGGTTCATCGGCATCGAGTACGTGCTCGCTCAGGCGGCATCCCGTCGTGCCCAGAATGTGCTGGGGGCCCAGGCCTGCCTCGCGGGAGGCGCGCAACTGCACTCGCGCGACAACCTCGTCGACCTCGGGGGGCGCATCGACACGAGCAGCCTCGCCGAGGACACTGTCATGACGTTCGAGACACAGTTGAGCGGACGCGAGGTCGTCTTCGACCCCTACGCGATCGTTCTCGCCGAGGAGCCAGGAACCATCTCGGCGCTCTGGAAGCAGCGCCTGCGCTGGGCCCGGGGCAACGTGCAGGTCACCTCCCGCTACAAGCGGGTCTGGTTCCGCCCGCGGCGGGCCCACGACCTCGGCGGCTTCATCTTCGGCCTGTCGTGGTTCAGCATCATGCTGTTGCCCGCGGTCATGGTCGCCTCGTCGATCGGTCTGCTCGGCCTCTTCTTCCTCGGCAGCAACCTCGCGGTCATCGCCTTCCAGGGGCTGTGGGGTCTCGCGACCGTCACCTACTTCTACTCGATCATCCTCGCGTTGCAGCTCGACGGGATGATCGCGCGACAGGCATGGCTTGAGGCGCTGCTGTTCCCCGGCATCCTGTCGATCCTCGTCATGATCACGGCGTTCTTCCCCGGTCTCTTCGAGGACGTGCTCCCCGCAGCCCTGGGCGTTCAGGCGACCCAGGCCTTCGTGACCGGGTGGACGATCTTCGCGTACGCGTGGATCGCCGTGTCGATGCTCTTCGCGTGGATCGCGAAGCTCATCGATGGCACCAGGGCGGGTCGCATCCTCTCGCCGCTGCTCACCTACATCGTGGGCTACGGGCCGATCCTCTGCGCCGTCACGATCGACTCGTACATCAAGCAGGCCAGGCACGCCGAAGCACGGTGGGACAAGACGGAGAAGGTCGGGAGAGTGACAGCATGA
- a CDS encoding response regulator transcription factor, whose amino-acid sequence MTTAGEAVPYRVVIADDDADIRDLVALAARRAGLTPVAIVGDGDAALAAILAHQPDLAILDIEMPGLTGLDVCRVLRGSASDADVRIALLSASVDESERARSLEAGADHFLSKPFSPRELIAWLAVGKEPRA is encoded by the coding sequence GTGACCACCGCTGGGGAAGCCGTGCCGTACCGGGTCGTGATCGCCGACGACGATGCGGACATCCGCGATCTCGTGGCGCTCGCCGCGCGGCGGGCCGGGCTCACGCCCGTGGCCATCGTCGGCGACGGGGATGCCGCACTCGCCGCCATCCTCGCGCATCAACCCGACCTCGCCATCCTCGACATCGAGATGCCAGGACTCACCGGGCTCGACGTCTGCCGAGTGTTGCGTGGCTCGGCGTCCGACGCTGATGTGCGCATCGCGCTCCTCTCGGCCTCGGTCGATGAGTCGGAACGCGCGAGGAGCCTCGAGGCGGGAGCCGACCACTTCCTCTCCAAGCCATTCAGTCCGAGAGAGCTCATAGCGTGGCTCGCCGTGGGCAAGGAGCCGAGAGCATGA
- a CDS encoding cell wall metabolism sensor histidine kinase WalK, with the protein MTSGRIASYFARIVDRPSTPVKQSATLLGLGLALIAIALFPDLTVTGPAYFWIAIALLGVASALAILWRDDYRYSGVVMIVPAIDLLAFGFFRAGTGGVASLFSSLIILPVVWLAAGEGRRFILYAAAGTSIALSIPTITGVVHLSTPSEWLRGIFTPIVFAMAAGIVNELARLGREQVASIKKLADDKERMLQDTVEYAVRLQESEDRYRAADRLYRGLWGAVTEQSVIGTDTEGLIDAWNPGATQMLGVARIDAEDRMHIFDFHVADELEDYAKERNYPPGETVLNPGFSALVENARLGSVDVREWTYVRADGSTLPVSVSVTPRVDEAGETAGYLFVATDITTALEASRLKDEFVGLISHELRTPLTSILGYLELLRDDDESGLTAEQQQYLEVVERNANRLLRLVGDLLFTAQVESGKLSLMAAPVELADIVTTAVQSAGPAADAAGISVRVSLPDVNPMVSGDAVRLGQAVDNLLSNAIKFTPEGGSVTVGLAVEDNEAIITVTDTGIGIPEDELDQLFGRFFRASTATRNAVPGVGLGLTITRAIVVAHDGAMEVESEEGIGTTFRMRLPLLPVPAR; encoded by the coding sequence ATGACCTCCGGTCGTATCGCATCGTATTTCGCGAGGATCGTCGACCGGCCAAGCACGCCGGTGAAGCAGTCCGCGACACTCCTGGGCCTGGGACTCGCGCTCATCGCCATCGCCCTGTTCCCCGACCTCACGGTGACCGGGCCTGCCTACTTCTGGATCGCGATCGCCCTGCTGGGTGTGGCGAGCGCCCTCGCCATCCTCTGGCGTGACGACTACCGCTACTCGGGCGTCGTCATGATCGTGCCGGCGATCGACCTGCTCGCCTTCGGCTTTTTCCGGGCCGGGACCGGCGGAGTAGCTTCGCTGTTCTCGTCACTCATCATCCTTCCCGTCGTCTGGCTCGCGGCGGGTGAGGGCAGGCGATTCATCCTGTATGCCGCCGCTGGCACCTCCATCGCCCTGTCGATACCGACGATCACGGGCGTCGTTCACCTCAGCACGCCGTCGGAGTGGCTGCGCGGAATCTTCACGCCCATCGTCTTCGCGATGGCCGCAGGGATCGTCAACGAGCTGGCCAGGCTCGGCCGGGAGCAGGTCGCGTCGATCAAGAAGCTCGCCGACGACAAGGAGCGCATGCTCCAGGACACCGTCGAGTACGCCGTGCGCCTCCAGGAGAGCGAGGACAGGTATCGCGCAGCAGACCGCCTGTACCGCGGGTTGTGGGGAGCAGTCACCGAGCAGTCCGTGATCGGAACCGACACCGAGGGACTCATCGATGCGTGGAACCCCGGGGCCACCCAGATGCTCGGGGTCGCCAGGATCGACGCGGAGGACAGGATGCACATCTTCGACTTCCACGTCGCCGACGAGCTCGAGGATTACGCAAAGGAGCGCAATTACCCACCGGGCGAAACCGTCCTCAACCCCGGTTTCTCCGCCCTCGTCGAGAACGCAAGGCTCGGCAGCGTCGACGTCCGCGAGTGGACCTACGTGCGCGCCGACGGAAGCACCCTGCCGGTTTCGGTGTCGGTCACCCCCCGCGTCGACGAGGCCGGCGAGACCGCCGGCTACCTCTTCGTGGCGACCGATATCACCACGGCCCTCGAGGCGTCCCGGCTCAAGGACGAATTCGTCGGGCTCATCTCGCACGAGCTGCGCACCCCGTTGACCTCGATCCTCGGCTACCTCGAGCTACTGAGGGACGACGACGAGAGCGGCCTCACCGCCGAGCAGCAGCAGTACCTCGAGGTCGTCGAACGCAATGCCAACCGCCTTCTGCGCCTCGTGGGCGACCTGCTCTTCACCGCGCAGGTCGAGTCGGGCAAGCTCTCCCTCATGGCCGCCCCCGTCGAGCTCGCCGACATCGTCACGACCGCCGTCCAGTCGGCAGGGCCGGCGGCGGATGCTGCGGGCATCAGCGTTCGCGTATCGCTCCCCGATGTCAACCCGATGGTCAGCGGCGACGCCGTTCGGCTGGGACAGGCGGTTGACAACCTGCTGTCGAACGCGATCAAGTTCACGCCGGAGGGGGGTTCGGTCACGGTCGGCCTTGCTGTCGAGGACAACGAGGCGATCATCACCGTGACCGACACAGGTATCGGCATCCCCGAGGATGAACTCGACCAGCTCTTCGGGCGGTTCTTCCGGGCCTCGACGGCCACACGCAACGCGGTACCCGGCGTGGGTCTCGGTCTCACCATCACCCGGGCGATCGTCGTTGCTCACGACGGTGCCATGGAGGTCGAGAGCGAGGAGGGCATCGGAACCACGTTCCGGATGCGCCTGCCGCTCCTCCCCGTCCCGGCGCGCTAG
- the rplL gene encoding 50S ribosomal protein L7/L12 has protein sequence MAKLTSDQLIEAFKELTLIELSEFVKKFEETFEVTAAAPAAVAVAAPAGAGGAAEEVEEKDSFDVVLESAGDKKIQVIKEVRTLTSLGLGEAKALVDGAPSTVLEGANKETAEKAKAALEEAGATITLK, from the coding sequence ATGGCAAAGCTGACCAGCGACCAGCTGATCGAGGCATTCAAGGAGCTCACGCTCATCGAGCTCTCGGAGTTCGTCAAGAAGTTCGAGGAGACCTTCGAGGTCACCGCCGCGGCCCCCGCCGCGGTTGCCGTCGCAGCGCCCGCCGGTGCCGGTGGCGCAGCAGAAGAGGTCGAGGAGAAGGACTCGTTCGACGTCGTCCTCGAGTCGGCCGGTGACAAGAAGATCCAGGTCATCAAGGAGGTGCGTACCCTCACGAGCCTCGGTCTCGGCGAGGCGAAGGCACTCGTTGACGGCGCTCCCAGCACCGTGCTCGAGGGCGCGAACAAGGAGACCGCCGAGAAGGCCAAGGCTGCCCTCGAAGAGGCTGGCGCAACGATCACCCTCAAGTAG
- the rplJ gene encoding 50S ribosomal protein L10 codes for MANKEASVAELTDKFRTSSAVLLTEYRGLTVAQLKSLRKELSEDATYAVVKNTLTKIAANAAGISSFDDDLAGPSAIAFVHGDPVTVAKKLRDFAKANPLLVVKNGYFDGSPLTADEVKKLADLETREVLLAKFAGAAKASLFGAAYLFNAPLSKAVRTVEALREKQSAE; via the coding sequence ATGGCGAACAAGGAAGCATCCGTCGCCGAGCTTACGGACAAGTTCCGTACCTCGAGCGCCGTCCTGCTCACCGAGTACCGCGGTCTCACTGTTGCGCAGCTCAAGAGCCTGCGCAAGGAACTCAGTGAGGACGCCACCTACGCCGTGGTGAAGAACACGCTGACCAAGATTGCGGCGAACGCCGCGGGGATCTCGTCGTTCGACGACGACCTCGCCGGCCCGTCCGCCATCGCCTTCGTGCACGGTGACCCTGTCACCGTCGCGAAGAAGCTGCGTGACTTTGCCAAGGCAAACCCTCTTCTGGTTGTGAAGAACGGCTACTTCGACGGTAGCCCTCTCACGGCCGACGAGGTCAAGAAGCTTGCCGATCTCGAGACTCGGGAGGTGCTCCTCGCGAAGTTTGCAGGCGCCGCCAAGGCCTCGCTGTTCGGCGCAGCGTACTTGTTCAACGCACCGCTCTCGAAGGCCGTTCGCACGGTCGAGGCGCTGCGCGAGAAGCAGTCTGCGGAGTAA
- a CDS encoding ATP-binding protein — protein MSDSTVQATGEGRPVPAGRRLHPLTLRRTLVIGIVALLAAVTLVIGVLSVLALQSFLVGRLDNQLTAATDRSLDALDGNQGGGAGQVPPPASQFLGIPGQREGTLAAIVSNGVVFNAAVISADGSFEPVAEDQLQGLIGLPVDGVPRTVDLGDLGRYRVVVAAPVASDTLLVGLPLAEVDATVLQLGLLITGIGVAGVILAAAAGALVVRLALRPLGRVADAATRVAELPLDRGEVALAVRVSDEDADPRTEVGKVGAAFNVMLDHVSSALSARQASENKVRTFVADASHELRTPLSSIRGYAELTRRSGHQLPDDIVHAIGRVESESVRMTALVEDLLMLARLDEGTELDQRPVDLGRLLVDAVSDAQAAGPEHEWELRVPKRRVTVPGDASRLHQVVANLLTNARVHTPAGTRITATLGRRSTVEGREAVIEVIDDGPGIDAELLPSVFERFVRGDGSRARATGSTGLGLAIVSAVVEAHGGRTEVTSEPGSTVFRVILPMD, from the coding sequence GTGAGTGACTCGACGGTCCAGGCAACTGGGGAGGGGAGGCCCGTCCCAGCCGGGAGAAGGCTGCACCCGCTGACCCTCCGGCGCACCCTCGTGATCGGCATCGTCGCGCTGCTCGCCGCCGTCACCCTCGTGATCGGTGTGCTCAGCGTTCTCGCCCTCCAGTCCTTCCTCGTCGGTCGCCTCGACAACCAGCTCACGGCAGCAACGGACCGTTCGCTCGACGCGCTCGACGGCAATCAGGGCGGAGGTGCCGGCCAGGTGCCGCCGCCCGCATCGCAGTTCCTCGGGATCCCCGGCCAGCGTGAGGGCACGCTCGCCGCGATCGTCAGCAATGGCGTGGTCTTCAATGCCGCCGTCATCTCGGCGGACGGCAGCTTCGAGCCCGTCGCCGAGGACCAGCTTCAAGGGCTCATCGGCCTCCCCGTCGACGGTGTGCCCCGCACGGTCGATCTCGGTGATCTCGGGCGTTACCGCGTCGTGGTGGCTGCGCCCGTGGCATCCGACACCCTCCTCGTCGGGCTCCCGCTCGCCGAGGTTGACGCCACCGTTCTTCAACTCGGCCTCCTCATCACGGGAATCGGCGTGGCCGGCGTGATCCTCGCGGCCGCCGCGGGGGCGCTCGTCGTGCGCCTCGCGCTGCGGCCGCTCGGGAGGGTGGCGGATGCCGCGACCCGCGTGGCCGAGCTGCCCCTCGATCGTGGTGAGGTGGCCCTCGCGGTGCGCGTCTCCGACGAGGACGCCGATCCACGCACCGAGGTGGGCAAGGTCGGTGCGGCCTTCAACGTGATGCTCGACCACGTCTCGTCAGCGCTGTCCGCGCGACAGGCGAGCGAGAACAAGGTGCGCACCTTCGTCGCGGATGCCAGTCACGAGCTGCGCACCCCGCTCTCGTCCATCCGGGGATACGCCGAACTCACCCGGCGGTCGGGTCACCAGCTGCCCGACGACATCGTGCATGCCATCGGACGCGTCGAGTCCGAATCGGTTCGCATGACCGCTCTCGTCGAGGATCTCCTCATGCTCGCCAGGCTCGACGAGGGCACCGAACTCGATCAGCGCCCCGTCGACCTCGGGCGGCTGCTGGTCGATGCGGTGAGCGACGCGCAGGCCGCCGGTCCCGAGCACGAGTGGGAGCTGCGTGTTCCGAAGCGCCGCGTGACCGTGCCGGGGGATGCCAGCCGCCTCCACCAGGTCGTGGCGAACCTGCTCACGAACGCCCGGGTGCACACCCCGGCTGGCACGCGGATCACGGCGACCCTCGGTCGACGCTCGACGGTCGAGGGGCGCGAGGCGGTTATCGAGGTGATCGACGACGGTCCCGGGATCGACGCCGAGCTCCTGCCGAGTGTGTTCGAGCGCTTCGTGCGGGGCGACGGGTCCCGGGCGCGCGCCACGGGCAGCACCGGTCTCGGCCTCGCGATCGTGTCCGCGGTCGTGGAGGCCCACGGCGGTCGGACCGAGGTCACGAGCGAGCCAGGTTCGACGGTGTTCCGCGTCATCCTGCCGATGGATTGA
- a CDS encoding response regulator transcription factor, with protein sequence MAESRHTPAITAQPRITRADGSPIRAVVVDDEESLTDLLSMALRYEGWDVRHAADGQRAISTVREFRPDVIVLDIMLPDIDGLSVLTRLRADGVQTPILFLTAKDSVDDRVAGLTVGGDDYVTKPFSLEEVVARLRGLIRRSALAIASNEGSLLEVGDLTLDEDSYEVQRAGQPVELTATEFELLRFLMRNPRRVLSKAQILDRVWSYDFGGRSSVVEIYISYLRKKIDSLGEPMIHTVRGFGYVLKPTL encoded by the coding sequence ATGGCCGAGTCTCGACACACCCCAGCGATCACCGCCCAGCCCCGCATCACGCGTGCGGATGGCTCGCCTATCCGAGCCGTCGTCGTCGACGACGAGGAGTCGCTCACCGACCTCCTGTCGATGGCGCTGCGGTACGAGGGCTGGGACGTGCGTCACGCTGCCGACGGTCAACGGGCGATCTCGACGGTGCGCGAGTTCCGCCCGGACGTGATCGTGCTCGACATCATGCTCCCCGACATCGACGGGCTCAGCGTGCTCACCCGGCTCCGTGCGGACGGTGTGCAGACGCCCATCCTCTTCCTGACCGCAAAGGACTCCGTGGATGACAGGGTCGCTGGCCTCACGGTCGGCGGCGACGACTACGTCACCAAGCCGTTCAGCCTGGAGGAGGTCGTCGCCCGGTTGCGCGGTCTCATCCGTCGCTCCGCCCTCGCGATCGCCTCGAACGAGGGTTCCCTCCTCGAGGTCGGTGACCTGACGCTCGACGAGGACAGCTACGAGGTCCAGCGCGCCGGGCAGCCCGTAGAGCTCACCGCGACCGAGTTCGAACTCCTGCGCTTCCTCATGCGCAACCCCCGTCGTGTGCTGAGCAAGGCGCAGATTCTCGACCGGGTGTGGAGCTACGACTTCGGGGGGCGTTCGAGCGTCGTGGAGATCTACATCTCGTACCTCCGCAAGAAGATCGATTCGCTCGGCGAACCCATGATCCACACGGTGCGGGGGTTCGGTTATGTGCTGAAGCCGACACTGTGA
- a CDS encoding ABC transporter permease, which yields MFATYLIRELTHRRKQTIIIALGMALAIALVIVVNAVSAGVKDAQASVLESVYGVGTDVTVTGTAEVPTEEELAEGGGRPRFDFGADDGQTSDGTTSLSQSRLMADFRTPTLSASTLDSVLAVENVSAATATLSLTNTTFNGELPDFSQIQEPGEGGAPPAGGGPDGAGGSSFDVDSFTVEGIAVDGAAVGPLTAVTLSDGRTFTADDSGENVVIVDETYATSSGLAVGDTMDIGGEQFEVVGVVASTSSEASTASNTYIPLDTAQTLAGLEDEVSSIYVQASSADAITQVQTDLEETLPDATVSTQADLASSVSGSLSTASSLVSSLGTWLSIIVLAAAFLIAILFTISGVTRRTREFGTLKAIGWSNRRIVGQVAGESLVQGLIGGVIGVAVGLLGILIVNLIGPTLSGSATASTGFGGPGGGGIPGGGGIPGGGGAPASFGEQATAATTEVVLQAPVTFTIIIIAVALAVLGGLLAGAIGGWRASRLRPAEALRSVA from the coding sequence ATGTTCGCCACGTACCTGATACGCGAGCTCACCCATCGCAGGAAGCAAACCATCATCATCGCGCTCGGAATGGCTCTCGCCATAGCGCTCGTGATCGTCGTCAATGCCGTCTCCGCCGGCGTCAAGGACGCCCAGGCGAGTGTGCTCGAATCCGTCTACGGCGTGGGCACTGACGTCACGGTCACGGGCACCGCCGAGGTCCCCACCGAGGAGGAACTCGCCGAGGGTGGCGGCAGGCCGCGCTTCGACTTCGGAGCAGACGACGGCCAGACCAGCGACGGCACCACCTCACTCAGCCAGTCCCGACTGATGGCCGACTTCCGCACGCCGACGCTCTCGGCCTCGACGCTCGACAGCGTCCTCGCCGTCGAGAACGTGTCGGCGGCCACCGCGACCCTCTCCCTCACCAACACCACCTTCAACGGTGAGCTGCCCGACTTCAGCCAGATCCAGGAGCCGGGCGAGGGCGGAGCGCCTCCCGCAGGGGGTGGGCCCGACGGCGCGGGCGGCAGTTCGTTCGACGTCGACTCGTTCACCGTCGAGGGAATCGCGGTGGATGGCGCGGCCGTCGGTCCACTGACCGCAGTGACCCTCTCCGACGGGCGCACCTTCACGGCCGACGATTCCGGCGAGAACGTGGTCATCGTCGATGAGACCTACGCCACGAGTTCCGGTCTGGCCGTGGGGGACACGATGGATATCGGTGGGGAGCAGTTCGAGGTTGTCGGGGTCGTGGCATCCACGTCGTCCGAGGCCTCGACAGCCTCGAACACGTACATCCCGCTCGATACCGCCCAGACGCTCGCGGGGCTCGAGGACGAGGTGTCGTCCATCTACGTGCAGGCCTCGTCTGCCGACGCGATCACCCAGGTGCAGACCGACCTCGAGGAGACGCTCCCGGATGCCACGGTCAGCACCCAGGCCGACCTCGCCTCCAGCGTCTCCGGCTCGCTCTCGACAGCCTCGAGCCTCGTGTCGAGCCTCGGGACCTGGCTCTCGATCATCGTGCTGGCCGCGGCGTTCCTCATCGCGATCCTGTTCACGATCTCCGGGGTCACGCGCCGCACCCGCGAGTTCGGCACGCTCAAGGCCATCGGCTGGAGCAACCGGCGCATCGTCGGCCAGGTCGCCGGCGAGTCGCTCGTGCAGGGCCTCATCGGTGGCGTCATCGGTGTTGCTGTTGGCCTGCTCGGCATCCTCATCGTCAACCTCATCGGGCCGACGCTCAGTGGCAGCGCCACCGCAAGCACCGGCTTCGGCGGACCGGGCGGTGGCGGCATCCCGGGTGGCGGCGGAATCCCCGGGGGCGGCGGTGCCCCTGCGAGCTTCGGCGAACAGGCGACCGCTGCCACGACCGAGGTCGTACTTCAGGCACCCGTGACGTTCACGATCATCATCATCGCCGTTGCCCTCGCCGTGCTCGGCGGACTCCTCGCGGGAGCGATCGGCGGATGGCGCGCCTCACGACTCCGCCCGGCCGAAGCCCTCCGCAGTGTCGCCTGA
- a CDS encoding ABC transporter ATP-binding protein, translated as MYTLTNVSKSYQQGKRTVNALKNVSLEIPSGQLVAIQGPTGGGKSTLLQLLGALERPTKGSVGLSGNELSSMPDGQLAGIRAQQIGFVFQGFNLIPTLTAQENVETALEPLRVPAAERRERAAAALASVGLGDRGSHRPAELSGGQQQRVAIARALVKNPEVLLADEPTGNLDEETRDDIMELLEGLWRDQGLTLVVVTHDSAVARRAQRRLHIKQGTLTDRS; from the coding sequence ATGTACACACTCACGAACGTCAGCAAGAGCTACCAGCAGGGCAAGCGCACGGTGAACGCCCTCAAGAACGTGTCGCTCGAGATCCCCTCGGGGCAGCTCGTCGCGATCCAGGGACCAACAGGCGGCGGCAAGTCGACGCTCCTGCAACTCCTCGGCGCGCTCGAGCGCCCCACGAAGGGATCGGTCGGGCTCTCCGGCAACGAGCTCTCGAGCATGCCGGACGGCCAGCTCGCGGGCATCCGCGCCCAGCAGATCGGGTTCGTCTTCCAGGGGTTCAACCTGATCCCGACCCTCACCGCGCAGGAGAATGTCGAGACCGCTCTGGAGCCCCTGCGGGTTCCGGCAGCGGAACGTCGCGAGCGCGCGGCCGCTGCGCTGGCATCCGTCGGGCTGGGAGACCGCGGGTCACACCGCCCCGCGGAGCTCTCCGGCGGACAGCAGCAGCGTGTGGCGATCGCACGTGCGCTCGTCAAGAACCCCGAGGTACTTCTGGCCGATGAGCCGACGGGCAACCTCGACGAGGAGACCCGCGACGACATCATGGAGCTGCTCGAGGGGCTCTGGCGCGACCAGGGGCTCACGCTCGTCGTCGTGACGCACGACTCCGCGGTCGCCCGCCGGGCGCAGCGTCGACTGCACATCAAGCAGGGCACGCTCACCGACCGGAGCTGA